Proteins from a single region of Malaclemys terrapin pileata isolate rMalTer1 chromosome 23, rMalTer1.hap1, whole genome shotgun sequence:
- the ZC3H10 gene encoding LOW QUALITY PROTEIN: zinc finger CCCH domain-containing protein 10 (The sequence of the model RefSeq protein was modified relative to this genomic sequence to represent the inferred CDS: deleted 1 base in 1 codon), which yields MVTRDGPRALQAGRPPLPAGGRKDHRVVPLEGGRGRSLWRLEEDAAGERLLELPPPGGEGVGGKMPDRDNYNNGSSSDEAGANSDDICRDFLRNVCKRGKRCRFRHPDISEVTNLGVRKNEFIFCHDFQNKECVRLNCRFIHGTKEDEDYYKKTGELPLRLRQKVAAGLGLSPADLPNSKEEVPICRDFLKGDCQRGAKCKFQHLQREYEYDARVIAARDPGIATTVRRYDPYDVMYDPDRYDDHDPVLKRRRVDGLHFETYEYSFTSPRTVEYRLLEEENIMLRKRVEDLKKQVNNLLATNEVLLEQNAQFRNQAKVMTLSSTATATEQTLAPTVGTVTNYNHSIAQTHTTLSSQALQPRPVTQQDLVAPAGAQAAPPTNAAPPMNPEITPLSAALAQTIAQGMAPPVSMAPVAVSVAPVAVSMAQPLGGITMSHATTPMVTYPIASQSMRITAMPH from the exons CTGGAGGGCGGAAGG GGCCGCTCTTTGTGGCGGCTGGAGGAGGACGCGGCCGGAGAGCGG TTGCTCGAGCTCCCTCCACCAGGAGGGGAGGGCGTGGGTGGAAAAATGCCCGACCGCGACAACTACAACAATGGCAGTAGCAGCGACGAGGCGGGCGCCAACTCCGACGACATCTGCCGCGACTTCCTGCGCAACGTCTGCAAGCGTGGCAAGCGCTGCCGCTTCCGGCACCCCGACATCAGCGAGGTCACCAACCTGGGCGTGCGCAAGAACGAATTCATCTTCTGCCACGACTTCCAGAACAAGGAGTGCGTGCGCCTCAACTGCCGCTTCATCCACGGCACCAAGGAGGACGAGGACTATTACAAGAAGACGGGGGAGCTGCCCCTGCGCCTGCGCCAGAAGGTGGCGGCTGGGCTGGGCCTGTCCCCGGCGGACCTGCCgaacagcaaggaggaggtgCCGATATGCAGGGACTTCCTGAAGGGCGACTGCCAGCGGGGAGCCAAATGCAAGTTCCAGCACTTGCAGCGGGAGTACGAGTACGACGCCCGGGTCATCGCAGCCCGGGACCCCGGCATCGCCACCACCGTGCGCCGCTACGACCCCTACGACGTCATGTACGACCCCGACCGCTACGACGACCACGACCCGGTGCTGAAGCGCAGGCGGGTGGACGGGCTGCACTTCGAAACCTACGAGTACAGCTTCACCAGCCCGCGCACGGTGGAGTACCGGCTCCTGGAGGAGGAGAACATCATGCTGCGCAAGCGTGTGGAGGACCTCAAGAAGCAGGTCAACAACCTGCTGGCGACCAACGAGGTGCTGCTGGAGCAGAATGCCCAGTTCCGGAACCAGGCCAAAGTCATGACTCTCAGCTCCACCGCCACGGCCACCGAGCAGACCCTGGCCCCGACGGTGGGCACTGTCACCAATTATAACCACAGCATCGCCCAGACCCACACCACgctcagcagccaggcccttcagCCACGGCCCGTCACCCAACAGGATTTGGTGgctccggccggagcgcaggCAGCACCCCCCACCAACGCAGCGCCCCCCATGAACCCCGAAATCACCCCGCTCTCGGCTGCTCTGGCTCAGACCATCGCCCAGGGCATGGCTCCTCCGGTCTCCATGGCGCCCGTGGCGGTGTCGGTGGCGCCTGTGGCAGTTTCAATGGCACAGCCGCTGGGAGGTATCACCATGAGCCACGCCACCACGCCCATGGTGACATACCCCATCGCGTCGCAGAGCATGAGGATAACAGCCATGCCACACTAA